TTTGAAGTAAAGTTAAAGGTTAAAAGCTTTTAGTAACTTTAAACTTAACACATATAATATATttcatgcattatatatatatatatatatatatacacacacacacacacacatatatatatagagagagagagagcaagtttttatactatataaaaggcatttattataatttattttctcttAAGTATtagattaatgtttttatatttgtgaaGCAGTTATTtcagtatcactgagatactatttTAGTGTTTACTAGTATTTTGagtcagattttattttttatattttcctttttcatttcaaatgtaacattttagtgattttgttgtgttttatttttagtagtttttatttttctcttatcTATCTTTATAGttcttattaattttatttaaaaggttttattaaatgtttaatttcagttaatcataatgaaaatgctcattttatggttttaattttagtttactaTAATCCTGtcagttatttaaatgttttattttgatgtaaaaaGGTAAAATTAGACCTTCAGGATAAGATGATGAAGTTGTTATTCAATATTTCCATAAATTAGACTaacatttcagacatttaaatacatacagGCTAATTGGgtgaaaatattttgcattcatAGTGTTGCCATTACGACATATCTTCATTTAAAATATGGGCAACTTAAGTATATTAATTTGCCTGTATGTAAGTCACAGAATAAATTTAACCTTTCAGATGGGATTCTACTTTCTTTGTCACTGGTCATTGAATTATTCAAATAAGTTgtcaaacaattttaaatatttgatttagtaTTCTACATTGacactttatatataaaaattatatttgtgccATCtttccctgtttttttttttgtccaatgaCTACTAATTTAGCAAATGTTTCTAATTTATTTCCCCTAATAACACACTGGCTGATGCATCATCATCCTGCACATGCTAAACTGCACATTTGAAAAGTAAATGCACTCTGAAGGAGGGCATCTTCCTCTACTCAAAATAACTTCAATGCCTTTTCTAATCTTTGAATAAGCCAGTCAGCGGCTGAGAGATGTTCTCAGGGTTTATGTGAGTGTTGTCAGACAGGCAGGAGAGTGGACTCACAGTGTGGGCACAGGAGAGAGCTCCAGGCTGGAGTCACTGTGGGAGCCCTCGTCATGATCGTGAGAACTCATGTCCTCATGCAGCGCGCCGGCCAGAGCCTTCAGACTCGCCACTCCCATGGACGCTGAGCCATACAGGGGCAGACTGCTGTCCACCATCGCTGCCTGAGGAGAAACGATGTTTTAAGAACAAggaaaataacactgatattaCAAACAAGTTAAATACTCTACCATTCCAAGTATGGAGtatggatgcattaaattgatcaaaagtgacagtaaagacaagcatattagaatgatttctgaaggattctctgacactgaagactggagtaatgacgctgaaaattcagctttgcgtcacaggaataaatgacattttagaatatataaaaaatcttaccaacctcaaactATTAAAACGGTAGCTTATGTATGAATGACTCCATACCTGCAGAGAAGACAGGGTGGGATTCTGACCCAGACTGGACTGGATGTTCTTCACCAGAGGTGATCTGAAGAAACAGACATCAATGTCATTAGCAACAATGACTTCAGAGGAATCCGTGCCAATGAAATCTTTGCAATGAGATGTGCAATTACCCAGTGATCTTCTGAGGCCTTCTTTTCTGAAACTCCAGCTCGTCCACAGTCCAAACGGCCCCCTTCACATTCTCGACTCGTACGAAACACTTGTGAAGACTGAGGTTGTGGCGAACTGCATTCTGAGATCACACAATAAATTAACAAACGGATCAAAGGCACAGGAAATCATTCAAGACTGTATCTTTTCAGTTACCTTCCACGTTGCTGCATTGCGTCTGAAATATGCGAATGTTCGAGTGAACCAGTTGTAGATTTCATTTAGTGTTAGCTGCTTTTCAGGAGACTCCAAAATGGCCTATAAATTAAAAAGGGCAACATGTATCTCATATGGTAGCGGatgaaaaatacaaatcaaCATCTAATTAAAAATCATCAGAAATCCTGTTTGACGGCCGTCTCATCAGAAATGATGGGTTCTTACCTGCCTGATCAAAGCTGCATATGTAAATGGAGGCCTGACCTCAGCACTCAGGTAGAACTCCTTATTCTGCACAATATCTGAGACACAGGAGAAGGGTCACAGTTACACTTCCATTTTTCAAAGCAATTTTATCTTACTTTCCATGTATGCAAACGTAATTctcacagaaagaaagaaagaaaagaagaaaagaaaaagaaaaagaaagaaagaaaggcttGTGCAaaagtttataattttatagGTTGGAAACATctgaacaaattaaaaacaatagtaataaggtgtcacaaaatattacaaaaataaaaataaaatttagacGTTTCAACTGTAGTTCAGATTTTGCATGCCATAATATTTTCACTGACCCCGGCAGTTTATCCTTAAATTAAGCATCTGAAGTGAAACAGATTTTTATGAAACAGTTTTTTGTTGTAAGTTTCTAAACttaaaatttaagtttgaaGTAGCAACTTTCTAAGTAGTAACTTTAAGCGTAacgcataaataaatatacagtatattccatgcattttatatatagatagataaaaaaaacctattaaaaaagttgaaaaattCTTCCAAAGAGAGTAAAAAGTCAATATTGAAATTAATTTGCTCTGtatccaaacaaaaaaaagaaaatgtatattattttttgcaCTTTGTAGTAATAAAAAGAAGTGAtcagtgcatttttaaaatctgcatGTTACAGTTGTGCAGGGCCTATCCTTTTCTGCATACAcagcaaatacatttttgaatagaAATTTTACTCTTTTtgggaaaatatttttatgacttGAAATCATGTTACATGTGGACTGAAGAAAGAGCAGGATCCTCCTTTTCTTAAAGTTGAAATAACCCTACTGGACAGGTGACAGTTCCACTGGCCCACATTTCTTTTACACTGATTTAGGGCCATTCTTATTGTAGAGCCCTGATTACTGCTCTACACTGACTGTGGGTCAGAGGTCACGGATCTCACCTTGGTCCATGACTACGTTGTATTTGTCAGAGTAGCGTTTGCGGATGGGTCCCATGCTGTGCAGGCTGGTGGGTATGATGACGGAGGGCATCTGGGGGAGTGATGTGAGGGGTGTAGACGGGGCTGTGGCACTCTGGGAAAGACTCATAGAGGGAGTGGTTTTGGGAATGGTTGCCTTGGCAAGCGTGAGGTTAGACACCAGATTCacctaacaacaacaacaaaaaagttgaCTATTTCACCAGcaatcttaagtttatcttcaGAACTACACAAATGTGTTTAATCAAACCGAGTAAATGGCAAATAAAATGACATACTGGCTGAGGGGCAGGTCTGGGCTCAGTAGACTTGACATGAAGGTGGGCCATCATGGCCTGAAGGCGTTCTTTGTCTTTGGCGAGCTGtttgacaaacacaaacacaacagatgTAACACTGAGTTTTCTGTTGTCTAGCGTTCACATGGTTTTTCTTTATGTGTACAATCAGAACAGGAAAAGATTAGAGCTCAGATTAGAGCAGGATGTTCAACTACATGCAAAgcagaaaacaaacatttcttcAGTGTAATCAGAATTAAATGCACCATATCAAAAACCAGTTCCGTTTGGAGCAAAAGCAATTGTGTTGAGTGTTTGTAAAGCCTTACCTGCAGTTCCAGCTGCTGAACCACCTGCATCTGAACTCTGCACTGCGCTGTGCTCTTGTCATCCAGAGCATGTTCACTGTTCAAATGCctgaaaaacacaacacacatatGCAGATGTTCAGTATAAGGACAGTCATTAAGACacatctttcatttttttttctcttgcacTCTGAAtcaccactgtgtatgaaatgtgctatataaataaacttgtctTGTCTTGCCCAAAGTTGACTAAGAAAATAAGTCTAGCTTCATTTGCCAACCCAAATTTTTATCAGGAGAATACTACAACATTACAGTTATATAGTTTGATTCAAATCATTTGAACTGTTTGATGAACTggccaaaaaaaacaacaacaaaaaaagtgattattgcatttttgtttaatttggatgttggtaagatttttaagtttttgaaaatcaCTTATtttcactaaggctgcatttaacaaaaatacagtaaaaaattgtgaaatattattacaatttaaaataactttttaatacaCTTTAAGCTGACCTTTCAGTTTTTAGTGTCACAAGagccttcagaaatcgttctaatatgctgattttctggtaaagaaatatttacaaatgttgaaatgtttttatgtttaagtattatttgtagaaaccatgatacatcttgttcaagatttttttttttttaatgaaaatagttcaaaagaacagcatttcatGGAAATAAAACTCAGTTGTAATATTACAAATGCCattactgtcagttttgatcaagCCTGTAATAcatcattgctgaattaaagtattgatttctttaaaaaaagtcttctaaacttttatagtgttttatatgtttttagtgtttttttttatacattactAATAACAGTAA
This sequence is a window from Onychostoma macrolepis isolate SWU-2019 chromosome 23, ASM1243209v1, whole genome shotgun sequence. Protein-coding genes within it:
- the foxp1a gene encoding forkhead box protein P1a isoform X3; its protein translation is MHARTHCMGNLVAVSVGMITPQAITPQQMQQILQQQVLSPQQLQLLLQQQQALMLQQQQLQEFYKKQQEELHLQLLQQQHAGKPSKEQMMGQQMAIQQQLLSVQQQHLLNLQRQGLLSIPSALTGTLAQGLIPAEIQQLWKETADARQEEKSRGDKSPSPPKTQILNHHSSTNGHHVHRPSRRDSSQESHSQSAHPLYSHGVCKWPGCDAVFGDFQSFLKHLNSEHALDDKSTAQCRVQMQVVQQLELQLAKDKERLQAMMAHLHVKSTEPRPAPQPVNLVSNLTLAKATIPKTTPSMSLSQSATAPSTPLTSLPQMPSVIIPTSLHSMGPIRKRYSDKYNVVMDQDIVQNKEFYLSAEVRPPFTYAALIRQAILESPEKQLTLNEIYNWFTRTFAYFRRNAATWKNAVRHNLSLHKCFVRVENVKGAVWTVDELEFQKRRPQKITGSPLVKNIQSSLGQNPTLSSLQAAMVDSSLPLYGSASMGVASLKALAGALHEDMSSHDHDEGSHSDSSLELSPVPTLHQSQIKEEQMEAEDYNGSMSPETEDQHSPDTNHHEHDSACQPGFSSSPHSFHC